The following are encoded in a window of Roseimaritima ulvae genomic DNA:
- a CDS encoding efflux RND transporter periplasmic adaptor subunit: MVYRSCCLLWLCLWATSLPVAGEDFQIVDAQVTLAGDITIAAATPGIVADIAVTEGQSLEPDALIAQLDDRHAQAELRAAMESLQVAILESENDVDLRYAEMTLAVHQKEYEHSQSANTRFAGSVSQSELRRLQLVVDQAKLRIEQARRDREIRQAKVAELQAGADAARQVVAQHTIHSPTSGVVAQRMVDPGEWVAAGDPVVRVIDLSHFRIEGFVDQADAAKLTAGMEVRFVPHNASEVEYPGVIQFVAAELHPVTGQARLWAEVGNHDGKLQAGMRGTLHVQLP, from the coding sequence ATGGTTTATCGATCCTGTTGTCTACTGTGGCTCTGCCTGTGGGCGACCAGCCTTCCCGTCGCTGGCGAGGATTTTCAGATCGTCGACGCCCAGGTCACGCTCGCCGGCGACATCACGATCGCAGCAGCCACACCTGGCATCGTGGCGGACATTGCTGTGACCGAAGGGCAAAGTTTAGAACCCGATGCCTTGATCGCGCAATTGGATGACCGGCACGCTCAAGCTGAACTGCGAGCGGCCATGGAATCGCTACAGGTGGCGATTTTGGAAAGCGAAAACGATGTCGATCTGCGGTATGCCGAAATGACACTGGCGGTACATCAAAAAGAATACGAACACAGTCAGTCGGCTAATACCCGCTTTGCCGGCAGCGTCTCGCAAAGTGAACTACGACGCCTGCAGTTGGTCGTCGACCAAGCCAAGCTGCGAATCGAACAAGCTCGCCGCGACCGCGAAATTCGACAAGCCAAAGTCGCCGAACTGCAAGCCGGCGCCGATGCCGCCCGGCAAGTCGTCGCCCAGCACACCATCCACAGCCCCACCTCCGGCGTGGTGGCCCAACGCATGGTCGATCCCGGCGAATGGGTCGCCGCGGGAGATCCCGTGGTGCGGGTGATCGACCTGAGCCACTTCCGGATCGAAGGTTTTGTCGATCAAGCCGACGCGGCCAAGTTAACGGCTGGTATGGAGGTCCGCTTTGTTCCCCACAACGCCAGCGAAGTGGAATACCCCGGAGTGATACAGTTTGTTGCCGCGGAGCTGCATCCGGTCACCGGGCAAGCGCGTCTGTGGGCCGAAGTCGGCAACCACGACGGCAAACTGCAAGCCGGCATGCGCGGCACCTTGCACGTACAACTCCCGTAG
- a CDS encoding carbohydrate-binding domain-containing protein: MSRLIKRLWGPRKAPLRQPMRWESAELEPRVMLAGDAGAVVADVAGGDAAEVAEVVPGGKVERLDTQQAARTTASSIVFVDAAVTDFQVLAEGLVDDAEVVLLDPHGDGLEQISDVLQRRQNVQSLHLVSHGKPGSLQLAGQVVDAHSLQQQQQRIEQWAAALAPNADILLYGCEVAQGDRGQHFVGRLAQLSGADVAASVDRTGNDRRGGDWELEYHLGAVDSRVAFADAALQSFDSLLPISIRAAGATGEEQMQLQIDGVTVQTWDNIGGDFDERQFQTFTYEAADGVSADRIRVAFTNDLFVDGGVDRNLRVDSITVDGQTFETEDPTVLSTGTWTPEDGVTPGNRLSEVLHADGYFQYAEPDPDPSGSLIQIRAAGETGQETMELRIDGQTVRIWDDVGGDPGNRQFVTYQYQAAETITADRVQIAFTNDLYEDGGIDRNLYVDSLQIDDTFIETESPDVYSTGTWKPEDGTQPGFRRSETLHSNGYFQYPGQDPGGEQTTITIYAAGSTNTEQMELQIDGATVRSWTDIGGDDQAEQYVAYTAEVNGVITADQVRVAFTNDLFSETIDRNLRVDRIVVGGVSYESEAPTVYSTGTYLEADGITPGYRESEYLHGNGYFQYDAGQGQAGVIALASSVLEVDEAAETVTLTVQRTGGSDGRVTVDYSTIDATATSGEDFEARSGTLVFESGQTASEVVVAVSNDTLAEGNETFGFAIDNVTGGATLLAPRTATVTIQDDDVVLPNFADFSGAEGLTLVGDAAISGDELLLTPDLRAQLGAAYLTEPLPIHSDTSFQTQFQFQLDGGQQSLGADGFSFVIQNDPRGLNAIGSGGGGLGLSGIDNSVAVEFDTYLNDGDINNNHLAINVDGNLATPLDARVPLLDLNNAALITAWVDYNGNTDKLAVYVSGSVDKPDQPLMVVDLDLQAQVGSTGYLGFTAATGGYFNNHRVLNWDFSLDTPGTILPPTPGTTLVSETLISGLTQPIDIEWSDNDQNLYIAEKSGLVKVVRDGVLQAEPFIDIRDQVNDTRDRGLLDIAVHPEFEANPYVYLLFTYDPPEVYENLDDPLAGPDQNGNRAGRLIRVTADASTNYTTAVANSEVILLGENSTWENFNGFANSTVDFEEPPAGILPDGSNLQDFIASDSESHTVGSLAFDNEGNLFVSIGDGASYNRVDPRATRVQDIDNLSGKVLRIDPLTGDGVAGNPFFVADDPDANRSKVYQYGLRNPFRITVDPDSGQLYIGDVGYTQWEEINAGPAGANFGWPYYEGGSGTSLRTGGYQDLPEAQAFYASGAEVTASQFALNHAADGINAIVLGSFYTADVYPEEFQGDLFFNDLGQGLVRNANIDADGNVISVQNFATDAAVVVAIQQGPDGTLHYVDLDDGLVGHWYFA, from the coding sequence ATGTCCAGACTGATCAAACGACTGTGGGGACCGCGGAAAGCTCCGCTGCGCCAGCCAATGCGTTGGGAATCCGCCGAGCTGGAACCCCGCGTGATGCTCGCCGGCGATGCCGGAGCGGTGGTCGCCGACGTGGCTGGTGGAGACGCCGCCGAGGTGGCCGAAGTGGTCCCGGGCGGGAAGGTCGAACGGTTGGACACTCAGCAGGCGGCTCGCACGACTGCCTCCTCGATCGTGTTTGTCGACGCGGCTGTGACGGATTTCCAGGTTCTCGCCGAGGGCCTTGTCGACGATGCCGAAGTCGTTCTGTTGGATCCCCACGGCGATGGCCTCGAGCAGATTTCCGACGTGCTGCAGCGACGCCAAAACGTTCAGTCCCTGCACCTCGTTTCCCACGGCAAGCCCGGCAGCTTGCAGTTGGCCGGCCAAGTCGTCGATGCTCACAGTTTGCAACAGCAACAGCAGCGGATCGAACAATGGGCCGCCGCGCTAGCCCCCAATGCCGACATCCTGTTGTATGGCTGCGAGGTCGCTCAGGGCGACCGGGGACAACACTTTGTCGGCCGTTTGGCTCAGTTGAGCGGTGCGGATGTGGCGGCGTCGGTCGACCGTACCGGCAACGACCGGCGAGGCGGTGACTGGGAATTGGAATACCACCTGGGCGCGGTGGATTCGCGTGTCGCGTTTGCCGACGCGGCGCTGCAATCGTTTGACAGCCTGCTGCCGATTTCGATTCGTGCCGCCGGCGCCACCGGTGAAGAACAAATGCAACTGCAGATCGATGGCGTCACCGTGCAGACTTGGGACAACATTGGTGGCGACTTTGACGAGCGGCAGTTTCAGACGTTCACCTACGAAGCGGCCGACGGCGTTTCGGCCGACCGTATTCGAGTGGCGTTTACCAACGACCTGTTCGTCGACGGCGGCGTCGATCGTAACCTGCGGGTTGATAGTATCACCGTCGATGGGCAAACCTTTGAAACCGAAGATCCCACGGTGCTCTCCACCGGTACCTGGACACCCGAAGATGGGGTGACGCCGGGCAATCGGCTCAGCGAAGTGCTCCACGCCGACGGTTACTTCCAGTACGCCGAGCCCGATCCTGACCCCAGCGGTTCGTTGATCCAGATTCGCGCGGCCGGCGAGACCGGGCAGGAGACGATGGAGCTGCGGATCGATGGTCAAACGGTACGCATCTGGGACGACGTAGGCGGCGATCCGGGCAACCGGCAATTCGTGACCTATCAGTATCAAGCCGCCGAAACGATCACCGCCGATCGCGTTCAAATCGCCTTCACCAACGACCTGTACGAAGACGGTGGCATCGATCGCAATCTGTACGTCGACTCGCTGCAAATCGACGACACCTTCATTGAAACCGAATCGCCCGACGTATATTCCACCGGCACCTGGAAACCCGAAGACGGCACGCAGCCCGGGTTCCGGCGATCCGAAACGCTGCACAGCAATGGATACTTCCAATATCCTGGTCAGGACCCCGGCGGCGAACAAACCACGATTACGATCTATGCGGCCGGTTCCACCAACACCGAACAGATGGAACTGCAGATCGACGGAGCGACCGTGCGGAGCTGGACCGACATCGGTGGCGATGACCAAGCCGAACAATACGTCGCTTACACCGCCGAGGTAAACGGCGTCATCACCGCCGATCAGGTGCGGGTGGCGTTTACGAACGACCTGTTCAGCGAAACGATCGACCGCAACCTCCGTGTCGATCGCATCGTGGTCGGCGGAGTCAGCTATGAAAGCGAAGCCCCGACGGTGTATTCCACGGGCACCTACCTGGAAGCGGACGGCATCACGCCGGGGTATCGCGAGAGCGAATACCTGCACGGTAACGGTTACTTCCAATACGATGCCGGGCAAGGCCAGGCCGGCGTGATCGCGTTGGCCAGCAGCGTGCTGGAGGTAGACGAAGCTGCGGAGACGGTGACCCTGACCGTGCAGCGAACCGGCGGCAGCGACGGACGTGTGACGGTGGATTACAGCACTATCGATGCCACGGCCACTTCCGGCGAAGACTTTGAAGCTCGTAGTGGCACGCTGGTATTCGAATCCGGGCAGACCGCAAGTGAAGTCGTGGTCGCGGTATCGAATGACACGCTGGCCGAGGGCAATGAGACGTTTGGATTTGCGATTGATAACGTCACCGGCGGCGCCACGTTGTTAGCTCCTCGCACCGCTACCGTGACCATCCAGGACGACGATGTGGTCTTGCCCAACTTTGCCGATTTCAGCGGTGCCGAAGGATTGACTTTGGTCGGTGACGCTGCAATCAGCGGCGACGAATTGTTGCTGACCCCCGATCTACGGGCTCAATTGGGCGCGGCTTACTTAACCGAACCGCTGCCGATTCACAGTGACACCTCGTTCCAGACCCAATTCCAATTTCAGCTGGACGGCGGTCAGCAGTCGTTGGGCGCCGACGGGTTTAGCTTCGTCATTCAAAACGATCCGCGCGGCTTGAATGCGATCGGCAGCGGTGGCGGGGGATTGGGATTGAGCGGGATCGACAATAGCGTGGCCGTGGAGTTTGACACCTATTTGAATGATGGCGATATCAACAACAATCACTTGGCCATCAACGTCGACGGTAATTTGGCAACGCCCCTCGATGCCCGCGTCCCCTTGCTGGATTTGAACAACGCGGCACTGATCACCGCCTGGGTCGACTACAACGGCAATACGGACAAGTTAGCGGTGTACGTCAGCGGCTCGGTCGACAAGCCCGATCAGCCTTTGATGGTTGTGGATCTGGACCTGCAAGCCCAGGTCGGCAGCACCGGATACCTGGGCTTTACCGCGGCGACGGGGGGCTACTTTAACAATCACCGCGTACTGAATTGGGACTTTTCGCTCGATACGCCGGGCACCATTTTGCCGCCCACGCCGGGCACCACCTTGGTTTCTGAAACGTTGATTTCCGGATTGACGCAGCCCATCGATATCGAGTGGAGTGACAACGATCAGAACCTGTACATCGCGGAAAAGTCGGGCTTGGTGAAAGTCGTCCGTGACGGTGTGTTGCAAGCCGAGCCGTTTATTGACATTCGGGATCAGGTGAACGACACCCGCGACCGCGGCTTGTTGGACATCGCTGTGCATCCTGAATTCGAAGCCAACCCCTACGTGTACTTGCTGTTCACTTATGATCCCCCGGAGGTTTACGAGAACCTGGACGATCCCTTGGCGGGCCCGGATCAAAACGGCAATCGTGCCGGAAGGTTAATTCGTGTCACCGCCGACGCGTCCACCAACTACACCACCGCCGTGGCGAACAGCGAAGTCATCCTGTTGGGTGAAAACAGCACCTGGGAAAACTTCAACGGGTTCGCCAACAGTACGGTCGATTTTGAAGAACCGCCGGCGGGAATCTTGCCCGATGGCAGTAACCTGCAGGACTTTATCGCCAGTGACAGTGAATCCCACACCGTCGGCTCGCTGGCCTTTGATAACGAGGGTAACCTGTTTGTTTCGATCGGCGACGGTGCAAGCTACAACCGTGTGGACCCCCGCGCGACTCGGGTACAAGATATCGATAACCTGTCCGGTAAAGTCCTGCGGATCGATCCGCTGACCGGTGACGGGGTCGCGGGCAATCCGTTCTTCGTCGCAGACGATCCCGATGCCAATCGCTCGAAGGTCTATCAGTACGGCTTGAGGAATCCGTTCCGGATCACCGTCGATCCCGATTCTGGCCAGTTGTACATCGGCGATGTGGGTTATACGCAGTGGGAAGAAATCAACGCGGGACCTGCGGGTGCCAATTTCGGCTGGCCGTACTATGAAGGCGGCAGCGGAACAAGTTTGCGTACCGGCGGCTACCAAGACCTTCCTGAAGCTCAGGCGTTTTATGCCAGCGGTGCGGAAGTGACCGCGTCCCAGTTTGCGCTCAATCACGCCGCGGACGGTATCAACGCGATCGTACTGGGCAGTTTCTATACTGCCGATGTCTATCCGGAGGAATTCCAGGGCGACTTGTTCTTCAACGACCTGGGGCAAGGTTTGGTTCGCAACGCTAACATCGATGCCGACGGCAACGTAATCAGCGTGCAGAACTTTGCCACCGACGCAGCCGTGGTGGTTGCCATCCAGCAAGGCCCCGATGGCACGCTGCATTATGTGGATCTGGACGATGGCCTAGTGGGGCATTGGTACTTCGCCTAG